The Actinomycetota bacterium region ACATCGACGCGGCGCGGGTGGGGGCGCTTTCCGACGCGCGCACGCCGAGGACAACCGAGTGCTTCGAGCGCGACGAGGCGATGCTGGTGGACCAGGCGGCGCGGCTGAGCCACCGACACTTCTCCCGGGCGCTGGCCTACTGGTCACAACAAGCCGACCCCGACGGCGTGGAGGACCGTGCTCGTGCACTGCTCGACGCCCGTCGCCTGCACCAGTCCCAGACCTTCGCCGGCACCTGGGTGCTCGACGGGGTCTTCGACCCCGTCGGCGGGGCCGTGCTCGACGGCGCGCTCAAGCGCATCGAAGCGGATCTGTTCCAAGCCGACTGGGCCGAGGCCCGGGCCCGGGCGGGCGAGGGGGTGTGTGCGGCGGACCTGGCCCGCACCCCCGCCCAGCGCCGGGCCGACGCGATGGTGGAGATGGCACGGCGG contains the following coding sequences:
- a CDS encoding DUF222 domain-containing protein translates to MNVLVELSGAIDAVVDTDPAHLADAEAVVAIHRQLQRLEAVATRASSAFEAAGTWTPDGARSAAAWLATRCRLPLSTARRRLRLGRALRDMARAEAAWLAGDIDAARVGALSDARTPRTTECFERDEAMLVDQAARLSHRHFSRALAYWSQQADPDGVEDRARALLDARRLHQSQTFAGTWVLDGVFDPVGGAVLDGALKRIEADLFQADWAEARARAGEGVCAADLARTPAQRRADAMVEMARR